In the genome of Halapricum salinum, one region contains:
- a CDS encoding putative baseplate assembly protein, protein MNDGPVVDGRDQQALLADLRELAEQYTDQWDPDSPDNGTVLLQIASRFGSDVVQRLESVPEKHRLAFLDELGFDREPPQAARLPLSVTVSSDLGRNVAIPGGTQAVADTDGGEQIFEIPQDGGFEATPASLSSVYSVDPDADRVVDHTDSILGEGSTELFTGADCQEHVLYLGHGDLLTLDAGSTLSVSIETDADQQLFEEGLSWEYYGEDADGVEAWHELDPGADREADDDELSSLQARLESLSAAQEDDSDAVTVAFTLPGSTSQTEIEGVESRWLRCRAPSGETAAFTAAVSSLSLRVTRDASSGGIRPSDAFSDDVPLAVDGEDDITPLGEHPQPPSTFYLASEEAFTKSGAVVDVSFEPPESGALPSDVEDGSGPNAGVLGGPPTISWEYWNGSGWTRLDVARDETESLCADGHVQFTVPEDLEPTSVSGHEGVWIRARLVSGNYGQPAFEMTADGERGELTDEPTPPRFGGVTLHYDRGGEAFEHVLTVNNATVDDDLERPFRPFVPVPDDGQTMYLGFDDTLENGPLTVFFPIADATYPRTFDPGVRWEYCVDPAADQWAKLDVRDETAGLTERGIVSVTLPQPTTAVERFGETAHWVRLRITEDRFEKPSATSIQSDTVPAPPVVDGVYLNTQWAANTRTIEDEILGSSDGAHDQVFACANVPIIDIGVWVDEQGSLSASQQRTLLEDRPDAVERVTEPDGSVSAFWVRWTAVEDFLDSESKDRHYAVDRTSGTVTFGDGQHGAVPPNGTDNVRATYTTGGGSEGNVDAGVVTDLRSSISLVESVTNHAPADGGAAAESPSALASRAPEQLKTREKAVSASDFEAVAMAETRELAKVRCEPEMNPDGEREPGWVTLLIVPEARREQPVPSLELQERIQRAVSERAPATLVAREGSRIVVRGPSYAAVSIDTRVRTDGIKSISTLKTAVESTLEDYLHPLTGRNGEGWPFGTLPDETTLAERVRGIEGVGAVLDIDVTVETGGDIQSVAASREAGVPRDTLVCSGEHDIAVTMGETQ, encoded by the coding sequence ATGAACGACGGGCCAGTCGTCGACGGTCGTGATCAGCAGGCGTTGCTCGCGGATCTGCGGGAGCTAGCCGAGCAGTACACCGATCAGTGGGATCCCGACTCGCCCGACAACGGGACGGTACTGTTACAGATCGCTTCACGGTTCGGAAGCGACGTCGTCCAGCGGTTAGAGAGCGTTCCGGAGAAGCATCGACTCGCGTTTCTGGACGAGCTGGGGTTCGACCGGGAGCCGCCACAGGCTGCGCGCCTGCCGCTTTCGGTGACGGTGTCGAGCGACCTGGGTCGGAACGTGGCGATCCCTGGTGGCACGCAGGCTGTCGCCGACACTGATGGGGGCGAGCAGATCTTTGAGATCCCCCAGGACGGGGGGTTCGAGGCGACGCCGGCGTCGCTGTCGTCGGTCTACAGCGTCGATCCGGACGCTGATCGAGTCGTCGATCACACCGACTCGATCCTGGGTGAGGGGTCGACGGAGTTGTTTACCGGCGCGGACTGTCAGGAACACGTTCTCTATCTCGGCCACGGAGATCTGTTGACCTTGGACGCGGGATCGACGCTGTCGGTGTCGATCGAGACGGACGCCGACCAACAGCTGTTCGAGGAGGGGCTCAGCTGGGAGTATTACGGCGAGGACGCCGACGGTGTCGAGGCGTGGCACGAACTCGATCCCGGAGCCGACCGCGAAGCCGACGATGACGAACTGTCCTCGTTGCAGGCCCGTTTGGAATCGCTCTCTGCAGCTCAGGAGGACGACAGCGACGCGGTGACGGTAGCCTTCACGCTGCCGGGATCGACGAGCCAGACCGAGATCGAGGGCGTCGAAAGTCGCTGGCTCCGGTGCCGTGCTCCCTCGGGCGAGACGGCAGCGTTCACTGCGGCGGTTTCGTCGCTCTCGTTGCGCGTCACCAGAGACGCCAGTAGCGGCGGGATTCGGCCGAGTGATGCCTTTTCGGACGACGTGCCGCTGGCGGTCGACGGCGAGGACGACATCACGCCACTAGGAGAGCATCCCCAGCCGCCGTCGACGTTCTATCTGGCCTCCGAAGAGGCATTCACGAAGTCGGGTGCGGTCGTCGACGTGTCGTTCGAACCACCCGAGTCGGGGGCGCTCCCTTCCGATGTCGAGGACGGTTCGGGGCCGAACGCGGGCGTGCTCGGAGGGCCGCCGACGATTTCCTGGGAGTACTGGAACGGGAGTGGCTGGACGCGGCTGGACGTCGCTCGCGACGAGACCGAGTCACTGTGTGCGGACGGACACGTCCAGTTCACCGTTCCGGAAGATCTCGAACCGACGTCGGTGTCGGGCCACGAGGGCGTCTGGATCCGGGCGCGGCTGGTCAGCGGCAACTACGGGCAGCCGGCGTTCGAGATGACGGCCGACGGCGAGCGCGGCGAACTCACCGACGAACCGACGCCGCCGCGATTCGGGGGCGTGACATTGCACTACGACCGGGGTGGCGAGGCGTTCGAACACGTCCTGACAGTCAACAACGCGACAGTCGACGACGATCTGGAGAGGCCGTTCCGGCCATTTGTGCCCGTCCCGGACGACGGGCAGACGATGTATCTCGGGTTCGACGACACCCTCGAAAACGGCCCGCTGACAGTGTTTTTCCCGATCGCAGACGCGACGTATCCGCGGACGTTCGATCCGGGGGTCCGCTGGGAGTACTGCGTCGATCCGGCAGCCGACCAGTGGGCGAAACTCGATGTCCGCGACGAGACGGCGGGGTTGACAGAACGAGGGATCGTCAGCGTCACCCTCCCGCAGCCGACGACGGCCGTCGAGCGGTTCGGCGAGACTGCTCACTGGGTTCGATTGCGTATCACTGAGGATCGTTTCGAGAAACCCTCGGCGACATCGATCCAGAGCGACACGGTCCCCGCGCCGCCCGTCGTCGACGGGGTGTACCTGAACACGCAGTGGGCCGCAAACACCCGGACGATCGAGGACGAGATTCTGGGGTCGAGCGACGGTGCACACGATCAGGTCTTCGCGTGTGCGAACGTGCCGATCATCGACATCGGGGTGTGGGTCGACGAGCAGGGATCGCTGTCGGCCAGCCAACAGCGGACGCTGCTCGAAGACCGACCCGACGCCGTCGAGCGTGTGACCGAGCCCGACGGGTCCGTCTCGGCGTTCTGGGTGCGGTGGACGGCGGTCGAGGACTTCCTGGATTCGGAATCGAAGGATCGCCACTACGCAGTCGATCGAACCAGTGGGACGGTCACGTTCGGCGATGGCCAGCACGGGGCGGTCCCGCCGAACGGTACCGACAACGTGCGAGCGACCTACACCACTGGTGGCGGCAGCGAAGGCAACGTCGACGCCGGTGTGGTGACGGATCTGCGGTCGTCGATTTCGCTGGTCGAGTCGGTGACGAACCACGCGCCGGCCGACGGCGGCGCGGCTGCCGAATCGCCCTCGGCACTGGCCTCGCGGGCGCCGGAACAACTGAAGACCCGTGAGAAGGCGGTGTCGGCGTCGGACTTCGAGGCGGTCGCGATGGCCGAGACGCGTGAGCTGGCGAAGGTCAGGTGCGAACCGGAGATGAACCCGGACGGCGAGCGCGAACCCGGCTGGGTGACGCTGTTGATCGTCCCCGAGGCGCGGCGAGAGCAGCCAGTCCCCTCTCTGGAGCTACAGGAGCGGATCCAGCGGGCCGTCAGCGAACGCGCGCCGGCGACCCTGGTGGCGCGGGAAGGCTCGCGAATCGTCGTTCGGGGGCCCAGCTACGCCGCCGTCTCGATCGACACGCGGGTCCGCACGGACGGGATCAAGAGCATCTCGACGCTCAAGACGGCGGTCGAGTCGACGCTCGAAGACTATCTTCATCCGCTGACTGGCCGGAACGGCGAGGGATGGCCGTTCGGGACGCTACCCGACGAGACGACTCTCGCCGAGCGAGTTCGCGGTATCGAGGGAGTCGGTGCCGTCCTCGATATCGACGTGACCGTCGAGACCGGGGGCGATATCCAGTCTGTGGCGGCCAGCCGCGAGGCTGGCGTCCCGCGGGATACACTGGTCTGTAGCGGCGAGCACGACATCGCGGTGACGATGGGGGAGACACAGTGA